Genomic DNA from Hordeum vulgare subsp. vulgare chromosome 2H, MorexV3_pseudomolecules_assembly, whole genome shotgun sequence:
AAGCCGAGTGTCCTTTTCCAGCAGATATCGTGTGCCTTCTTGAAGCCGAGAGCTATTTTGCACCACTCGGCTTAGAGGTTGTTATAAGCCGATTGCTTTGTAGCTGCCGCTGCTTAGAAGAACATAAGCTGAGTATCCGAAAAATAGCTCTCGGCTTATAGGCTTTTGCACAGTAAAACGTGATTTTTCTATAGCGCATAGGTGACTACTTAGGTATAGAAACTATACAAATTTGTATTTTCAAAATCAAAATGTATATCTTGGAAGCCAGCAGGGGTAGCTTTCAGGATCGTTTTTATTCTACTTAACCGAAGCTTGGTCTAATTAATGAGTTTGACTCTATGACCATTATAGAGTATATTATCTTGTTCTAGCTATTGATTGATTAGTAGCAAGCTGCACATGCTTCTATTATTTACTCGCTTATTAGagcatcttcttcctcccgattGAACGCATCGGCATCGCTTCCAGAGTTCCACATCCAACTTTTTTTTTCTTAGTAAAGAAGGTTAAAAccctcggcctctgcatcaattgatgcatacAATCATAGATCCAGATCCAACTGGAGACGACCTCCGGCTCCGATCTTCCGACTGGAGGCCCTCAACACAGAGGAGGTGATCCAGCGAGGCCgatccctccaactccaactccgaGCTCACCTGGACTGGACGTGTGAGCTGCCACACGTCGGCCGATACGTGAAGCACCAGGAGATGGATGCGTGGAGCAGTCCCCGGCGAGGAGGTGCATGCTGCCTCTGGATCTCTGGAGTCGGGATGCCGATCGAGGCCGACGACGGCGAAACGCAGGGGCAGGGCGTATCTTCCGTGCCGGACCCCATCTCGATCGGCGCACGCCGGCCAAGAGGTGTGGGCCGAGGATGCCAAGACGACCGACGACGGCGTATCTTCCGTGCCGGACGGACCCCATCTCGATGGCGAAGAGGTGAAGACCGACGACGGCGTATCTTCCGTGCCGGACGGACCCCATCTCGATGGCGAAGAGGTGAAGACCGACGACGGCGTATCTTCCGTGCCGGACGGACCCCATCTCGATGGCGAAGAGGTGAAGACCGACGACGGCCGGCGGGGAGGTGCCGCCCGGGGACGACGAGACCAACGCCGGCCGGCGAATCATCCTTGGTGCCACCAGCTGACTCCGCGCACAAGACAGGTACGAACCTACCGCCGGGATTCATTCCCTTACTACACATTCTCTTatagatgaagaagatgaagttGCTTGAGCGTGCCATCAGTCTTCCCTTTTCTTCGCAACCAAGGCTTATAgagttttttttttcctttttagaaTGAAGAACACAATAAAAATATAAGCACATGTTATTTCAACACCGTACAAATAGAGacgtgcatacatacatacactatATTAAAAACGTATGTATACACATCTTAGTCATATGAGCATCTTCGAAAGACTTATCTAACGCATCATGCTACACAGATTCAAATTAATTTAACATAAAGGTGAAAATTGATGGTGTGACTTCATATGTAGGCCGCGAATAATCTTCACAAATAAATAAGTACACTTTTACCTATCTATAAAATTTGTAATTTTTTAAAAGGATAAAGGTATTTAGTGGACACGATCCAAGTATACATGCCACGTCTGAGGAGGAGCTAGCGGGAATGCATTGATGCCTTCAGAAATCCAGATAGCAGTCGGAGGAGggtgtttttttttctgttgatGGTAACAAGTGAAGAAATTGAAGGATGTGCTTTAATTAGCGGATCCATAATGTAAAGGTGTCGACCTTCACTTGAAGTATGTGCTTTAATTAGTGGATGCATAATCTAAATTCTAAACTAGAGGAGTCGACCTTGATATACACGTACGTACGCTTTCTGAATTCTTCACATCTCAATTTCTATTAATAGCAGGCAGAGTACTCTCAAAAGGAATTCTTAATGAACTTGAAGAGACCTCCACGTTTACATATACAATGGACTCTGCTAAACATTATTTGTAAACATAAAAAGGAAATACAACAACATATGTCTCAACGATCAACCTAGCTATATGTACATAATGGAGTAGGAGTCTTCTCATTCTTTCCTTTGCAGTTTCTTTCTTTATTGTGCCCTGCATGCCAGCCACACTCTAGAGCCAAATATCGTCCAAGTTGAACTGGATCATCCCCATGTCGTCGCTAGTGTACAACAAGTCGTTCAAGGGGGACTGCGTCCATGAGTTATCCTCTTCCGCGAGGTATTTGATGTACCAGGAGTTTTCAGAGTTGTCCTCGTCCGGGTTGGTGCCGCCACTCACACCTTGCATCCcttcttgttccttgttggcCCCATCAGTGAGAATCTGCATCTCTACATTGCCCGTGTCTTCGCCATCGAAGAGAAACTTATCTATCTTATCCGTGTCAACGCCATCGCCGACCTCAGGCTCGGTCTGTATGAAATTATTGTATGTGCCCATGCCACCGAACCCGAACTGCATCATATCCTTGGACGTGCTTGCTTCATCGGACATGGACTCGACAGGTATGGGATTGTCGTCTGTGCCGCCGCCGCCAAGCGTGTACTGCATCAGATCCATGTCCGCGTTGGGAGCATCGGACACAGACTCGGCATGTATGTGATCCGTGTTTGCACCAAAGCCACTGAGGATAGACTGCATAAAATCATTCACCACTTCGGCACCATCGGACTCGGCATCGACCCGTATGGGATCCATGTATGTTCCGACGCCATCGAGCATAGAATGCATGATATCATTGCCAATCTCGACACCGCCAAGCACGAAATGCTTCGGATCCTCGTGCGAGCCGTTGCGGTCAGACACATGGTCCATCAAATCTGTGTCTATCTCGATGTCGTCTGGCAAGAGCTGCATTAGATCCTCATCCGTGTCAGCATCACCATACAGATTCATCGCGGAGGACATCATGTTCTTGTTGAAGACCCGACACAACGCGtatgtgtcctgaagaaattaACCATGCAGGTGTATGTGAGGCGTGGAGCTCAATTATTGTATCAAGACATGAAAACCAAATGAAGATACCTGGATGTGATGGTCGTGGTTGCCATGGAGACGGTACTCGTGCATGACCCAGTCGGTCCGCGTGCCGCGAGGCGCTCGCCCGAGGTGGAACACAAGTGTCTTCTTCATGCCGACGATGATGGTGTTGTGCATGACGGGTCGGTCCTTCCCGGTAGACTTCCAGAACCCTTTGACAGTCGCCCTGAGCATGCGAAGCCCGGTTGGGTACTTTCGTCCCCTCGGCGTGAAAAAGTAGCACTCAACTTTTGCCTCCGGGTCGGTTGTGCTGGGTGAGAATGATTTGGCTGTGCGCGCATGTAGGCGAAACACAAGGAACGTAAGGAAAGTGAGTTGACATATATATACTCTGTTTGATTtggaaatgaaaagaaataacttGATTGGTACTAGTAGCTAgtaaaatgaaaaaggaaataaagcaAGTAAAAATTCATATTCATATATATAATACTGCAGCGATATATATGCATGACGTACATAATCTGCCTGATTTAAAGTGATGCGAGAGATGGATCGGTATGTATGGATTAGAAAGGAGAGATTTCTTGTTTTGAAATTGGTCATCCAAAATGGCGAAAAACATAGCTTACCGCGCAGCTAGCTAGCGTTCATTTTCTTAAATGGTAGTGACGGACGGGTTAAATTACAGGAATGGATCATGTGTGTGATTTGAAAGAGGTGATCACCGCCGTGCATACCTGGTAGCTGGTGTGGTTCGAACTTGTAGAGGTCCACGTCCGGGATGAATCCACCGTGTCCCTGCTGGAAGACCTTGCGCCGGAGGAAGAAGCTTACGAGCTCCTGATCCGTGGGATGGAACCGGAAGCCCGGCAGGAGATGATCAATCAAGGCGTGCTCCATCTCCGCCATGGCTGATGCCTGTCTCCTCCTCTCCTTGGGCAATGGACGGATAGATGGATTTGCGCCggccgtatatatatatatatatatagctcgGATGGTCGGATCGCAGCCGTTGGTTGGCTACGCGATGGACGTATAGGATGCAGATTTGGTCGGCACCGGCAGCTTTCCCTGCCACCTGCAAACTACGTACACGCGTCACCGGCAAATGTGCGCACCTCCATTGCTCTCGTGGCGTCCATGTCACCCTGGAGGTTGGTTGACTCACAAGTGacaaagaagaaaggaaaggaaACGCCGATCCTGACGTGGAGCCCCTGCTTGCTTGCTTTGTAGTGTGGGACCCGGACTGCAGGTCGTGTGTAgcgagaaacggaagcttgtggaggGGAGCATGTCAACAGATATTAGTATTGCCACTGCGACGCAACTTCTTTGTCTCCGCATACATCTATTTAATTATACCTTGTACAGTATAAACGTATGCGTTTATGTACACGTGTATACACCCATCCTTAtaaatacatacatgcatatcTCATCCCTATGAGCATGTCCGAAAGACCGAGCTGACATATCATCTTCAAATTTACGAGGTCATCGTAAGCACCTCGTCGTTGACGGAAACGTAACGCATCGtcgaaaatcctaaaataaatctAGAAACTAATGAGAGCATCGTGACTTAAACCCTGATGGTTGGGGATACCACAGTCTCTCTAACCATCCTATCACAGATTGGTTCATCAGATCTTAGATATTCCCCGGGCCGTATGAAATGTGCATACCGTATATAGAAAAAAttatacacatatacatacatcCTATTATATATAGTGAACTTTTTTGTAAAATGGGGAAACACAAAGAAACATGACCCAGTACGGTTTGACTGCTGATATAACATCTTAAGTGCCAAAATACAATCTAAGTAGTAGCCAACGGGGACGAGTTCGAAAGTAGTATGTGATAGCAAAACAATACTCCATCCGATTCACGAAAAAAGTGACATTTGGATATTGCAAAAGTGTTCAAATGTAGCTTTGATCTATAGTTTAAATTCTGAAAATAGTTCTTTAAACAGATCCATGCATATGATTTTCAAGTTTCCAGCCTAAATATTACTTAGATGAACATTTAAATATACGGTGAACATTTTTTGTATTATAAAAACGCCTGTCATATATATCAAACATTTTTCTAATATATgatgtatacatatatatatgtgtgtgtgtgtgtgcgtataATTTTTCTATATACAATACACGTACTGCGTACGGCCCAAATAATACCCAAGATCTGAATAAAATTAATCCTAAATAAATTATATACAAATGAATTCGAATTTAGATtgattatgtatatatatatatatatatatatatatatatatatatatatatagtttcagTTTCCAGattaacttgtttttcttcattgCATTGCATATATTCGATTTGCGACGGCGGCGGGTTTAGAGTCGTTGACGTGTTCCGTCGGAGCAACTTGCAACTTTGTGTCGGCACTTCACTATTATTATATATATAGCCGTCCATCCATTCCGATACTCTAATTGGTTGTAAAGGAAAAGACTATCGAGGTTGGCCCATGTCAACTGCCGTAGAGATGCTGCACGTGTCTTGTGATGCCCTCAACGTGGCGACCCTGTTAATATGAATCCCGAGCTGTCGTAGAGATGATGCCCTCATCCAAATCCCCAGCTCGGCTCGCGCCCCACGAGCAGCGAGGCAACCCTCCCTCCTCCTTTTTTTAGAGCATCAACGGCCGTAATTTTAAAAAATTGAGTTCGTTAAACATCCGTGAACGCTTCCGGACGCGTACACAGACACTGACCGGTTACGTCTCAAATAATGCATTTTATAATCTGATATCTTGCATTTATATTATTACATGCAATATGAATCTAATATAAGCGGAACTCGTTCGGCTTCGTCATGTCCATGTCCAGCGGTTGGTTGCGTTCCTCGTAGTGTCGGTTCGGCTGTCAATGAGGACATGGGACACTAGCCAGCTCACGACGGTCGAACTCCCGCAGTCTTCCATGACCTACTTTTCCTGGTCAGAGCCTGTAAACCGAACAGTGCCGGTGGACGTCTGATCGATGACGAATCCTTCATGGAAAAAGACGATGTCCACTAAGACGTGGTTGCAGCGGCCGCACTCGCCTAACTAACGTCCACCGCTGCGAGGGCCTCTGCCGCCTCCCGCGCCC
This window encodes:
- the LOC123428984 gene encoding uncharacterized protein LOC123428984, whose protein sequence is MNLYGDADTDEDLMQLLPDDIEIDTDLMDHVSDRNGSHEDPKHFVLGGVEIGNDIMHSMLDGVGTYMDPIRVDAESDGAEVVNDFMQSILSGFGANTDHIHAESVSDAPNADMDLMQYTLGGGGTDDNPIPVESMSDEASTSKDMMQFGFGGMGTYNNFIQTEPEVGDGVDTDKIDKFLFDGEDTGNVEMQILTDGANKEQEGMQGVSGGTNPDEDNSENSWYIKYLAEEDNSWTQSPLNDLLYTSDDMGMIQFNLDDIWL
- the LOC123428986 gene encoding protein CUP-SHAPED COTYLEDON 3-like, translated to MAEMEHALIDHLLPGFRFHPTDQELVSFFLRRKVFQQGHGGFIPDVDLYKFEPHQLPGMHGGDHLFQITHMIHSCNLTRPSLPFKKMNLLVPIKLFLFISKSNRVYICQLTFLTFLVFRLHARTAKSFSPSTTDPEAKVECYFFTPRGRKYPTGLRMLRATVKGFWKSTGKDRPVMHNTIIVGMKKTLVFHLGRAPRGTRTDWVMHEYRLHGNHDHHIQVSSFGFHVLIQ